A stretch of the Oncorhynchus clarkii lewisi isolate Uvic-CL-2024 unplaced genomic scaffold, UVic_Ocla_1.0 unplaced_contig_4448_pilon_pilon, whole genome shotgun sequence genome encodes the following:
- the LOC139401999 gene encoding cysteine protease atg4da-like has translation MNSVSPSAVQYVGGVGVVCQDDALQREETKRPQQPQLVDAGGGSGFGKWQGTDVGGGGTRDAATAGEPDEVDKLKTKLMSAWNNVKYGWSVKSKTTFNKSSPVTLMGHSYLLNSEDEVERFRRAFVSRLWLTYRREFPQLEGSTLTTDCGWGCMLRSGQMLLAQGLLLHLLPRDWSWPDAQQFADVDFEALRPRSPSRAGGVPIPSFGYSSSSRTPTTPQKTSMPGGTALNHTQKKRPESGRDRQAEPLHRRVVAWFGDEPPAPFGVHQLVELGKSSGKKAGDWYGPSVVAHILRKAVAKTSEVHNLAVYVAQDCTVYKKDVVHLCDQSLNQSISDPEPSGPGWKSVIILVPVRLGGDSLNPSYIKCVRNILRLECCIGIIGGKPKHSLFFIGCQDEQLLYLDPHYCQSVVDVTQDNFPLESFHCSSPRKMPFSRMDPSCTIGFYAKNKKDFESLCSAVCVALSSPEEKYPIFTFVEGQAQDYGLVGHSSSYPHYDTSPTPGPAHMPPQGKLSRSNNIGSSDDFVFL, from the exons ATGAACTCTGTGTCTCCCAGTGCAGTTCAGTATGTGGGGGGAGTAGGAGTGGTGTGTCAGGATGACGCCCTCCAGAGAGAGGAGACCAAGAGGCCTCAGCAGCCACAGCTGGTGGACGCTGGTGGAGGAAGTGGCTTTGGGAAGTGGCAGGGTACTGATGTCGGTGGGGGTGGAACCAGAGATGCCGCCACCGCTGGAGAGCCAGACGAGGTGGACAAACTCAAGACCAAGCTGATGTCGGCGTGGAATAATGTCAAATATG GCTGGTCAGTCAAGTCGAAGACCACATTCAACAAGAGCTCTCCGGTGACTTTAATGGGCCACTCCTATCTGCTCAATAGTGAAG ACGAGGTGGAGCGGTTCAGGCGGGCGTTCGTGTCTCGGCTGTGGCTGACCTACCGTAGGGAGTTCCCCCAGCTGGAGGGCTCCACCTTGACTACAGACTGTGGCTGGGGCTGCATGCTGCGGAGCGGACAGATGCTGCTGGCCCAAGGCCTACTGCTACATCTGCTGCCACGAG ACTGGTCGTGGCCAGACGCCCAGCAGTTCGCTGATGTAGACTTTGAGGCTCTGAGACCCCGCTCCCCGTCCCGTGCTGGTGGCGTACCCATCCCCTCCTTCGGCTACTCCTCCTCCTCGCGGACCCCCACCACGCCCCAGAAGACCTCCATGCCAGGGGGCACGGCTCTCAACCATACCCAGAAGAAGAGGCCCGAGTCGGGCAGGGACAGGCAGGCTGAGCCCCTCCACCGGAGGGTTGTGGCCTGGTTTGGGGATGAGCCCCCGGCCCCGTTTGGGGTGCACCAGCTGGTAGAATTGGGGAAGAGCTCAGGGAAGAAGGCGGGGGACTGGTACGGCCCCTCAGTGGTGGCACACATACTACG AAAAGCAGTTGCCAAGACTTCTGAGGTTCACAACCTGGCTGTATATGTAGCGCAGGACTGTACCG TGTACAAAAAGGACGTGGTGCATCTGTGTGACCAGTCGTTGAACCAGAGTATATCAGATCCTGAGCCCAGTGGTCCAGGCTGGAAGTCTGTCATCATACTGGTTCCAGTCCGACTAGGAGGAGACTCTCTCAACCCCTCCTACATCAAGTGTGTCAGG AACATTCTCAGGTTAGAATGCTGTATCGGGATCATCGGCGGCAAACCCAAGCATTCGCTGTTCTTTATCGGCTGCCAAG ACGAGCAGCTGCTGTATCTGGACCCTCACTACTGTCAGTCCGTGGTGGATGTCACTCAAGACAACTTCCCACTGGAG TCGTTCCACTGTAGCTCGCCCAGGAAGATGCCCTTTAGTCGCATGGACCCCAGCTGTACTATAGGCTTCTACGCCAAGAACAAGAAGGACTTTGAGTCTCTGTGTTCTGCCGTCTGTGTG gcCCTATCGTCGCCCGAAGAGAAGTACCCCATCTTTACCTTCGTGGAGGGCCAGGCCCAGGACTATGGACTGGTGGGCCACAGCTCCTCCTATCCTCACTATGACACCTCCCCCACCCCTGGCCCCGCCCACATGCCGCCCCAAGGCAAGCTCAGCAGGAGCAACAACATAGGCAGCTCTGACGACTTTGTCTTCTTGTGA